GAAGCTCTCCGGCCAGGAGTACGTCGACATGTACGCGATGGCCGCCAAGCGGCAGATCGCGGATGCGGCGAAGGCCGAGAAGGACGCCGAGAAGGTGGCGAAGGCCGCGCTCGCGCAGGCCGAGAAGCAAGCCGACAAGCAGGCCGCCAAGGAAGCCGAGCAGGCGGAAAAGGAACGGTCCGGCTCGTAGACGCGTCCGTCAGGGGTGGTGGGTGAGCGCCCGGGAGGCGAGCGAGCAAAAAAAGGGGGGCCATGGCGAAGCGCGAGCGCGTCATGAGGATGTCGGTCGAGCAGCCGCTGTGGCGTGCGCTCACCGCGTACCGCGTGCTGACCATGTTGTACGCGATCGGCCTCTTCGCCACCGGATACGACGAGTTCGCCCGCCCCTGGGTGGCCGTCGCGTTCTACGCGCTGCTGTGCGTGTGGACCCTGGCGACTCTCCCGAGGGTCGCGAACGCGGCCAAGTGCACCAAGCGGTTCCTCACCGCCGACCTCACCATCGCGCTCGTCGGCATCCTGCTCACCCGGGTCGCCGTCGACTCGTCGTGGATAGAGAACGACGGTCCGACGCTGCCGTCGATATGGACCGCGGGATCCGTCCTGGCCTTCGCGATCAAGGGCGGCTGGCGCTGGGCCGCCTTCGCCTCCACGCTGGTCGCGGCCGCCAACATCGTCGAGCGCGGCGCCCCGACCCGCGACACCGTCCACAACGTGATCCTCGTCTGGGTCGCCTCCATCGCCATCGGATACGTCGTCGAGGTCGCCCGCGCTTCGGAGCGCACCCTCGCCCGCGCCCTGGAGATCGAGGCCGCCACCCGTGAACGGGAGCGCCTGGCCCGCGACATCCACGACGGCGTACTCCAAGTCCTCGCCATGGTGCAGCGGCGCGGCTCTGCGCTCGGCGGCGAGGCGGAGGAGCTGGGCCGGATGGCCGGCGAGCAGGAGGTGGCGCTGCGCACGCTGGTCTCGGGCGGTCTGGTGCCCGTGTCCCGGGTGTCCGAGGACGCCGCGCAAGGTGCGGTCGTACGAGCCGTCGAGGAGCCGGACGACGACGAGGACGCCGGTCCCGTCGACGTGCGCGTGCTGCTCGCCCCGTACGCCACCGCGCGCGTGACCCTCGCCGAGCCCGGCGCACCGGTCCCGCTCGCGCCGGTGGCGGCCAAGGAGCTGACCGCCGCTGTCGGTGCCGCCCTGGACAATGTCCGCAAGCACGCGGGTACGGACGCCCGTGCCTGGATCCTGGTCGAGGACGAACCGGACGCGGTGATCGTGACCGTACGCGACGACGGCCCCGGCATCCCGGAAGGGCGGCTCGCGCAGGCCGAAGGCGAGGGGCGGCTCGGTGTCGCCCTGTCGATCCGCGGGCGGCTGCGCGACCTGGGCGGCACGGCGGAGCTGATCTCGGTCCCCGGCCAGGGCACCGAG
This genomic interval from Streptomyces dengpaensis contains the following:
- the macS gene encoding MacS family sensor histidine kinase — translated: MAKRERVMRMSVEQPLWRALTAYRVLTMLYAIGLFATGYDEFARPWVAVAFYALLCVWTLATLPRVANAAKCTKRFLTADLTIALVGILLTRVAVDSSWIENDGPTLPSIWTAGSVLAFAIKGGWRWAAFASTLVAAANIVERGAPTRDTVHNVILVWVASIAIGYVVEVARASERTLARALEIEAATRERERLARDIHDGVLQVLAMVQRRGSALGGEAEELGRMAGEQEVALRTLVSGGLVPVSRVSEDAAQGAVVRAVEEPDDDEDAGPVDVRVLLAPYATARVTLAEPGAPVPLAPVAAKELTAAVGAALDNVRKHAGTDARAWILVEDEPDAVIVTVRDDGPGIPEGRLAQAEGEGRLGVALSIRGRLRDLGGTAELISVPGQGTEVELKVPKDSRGKAEKR